One genomic region from Curtobacterium sp. 9128 encodes:
- a CDS encoding fumarylacetoacetate hydrolase family protein yields MKFARLGPLGREIPVAIDSDGEALDLRPITTDISGAFLSSDPVGRVQHARSAGDLQPVPDADGLRRGAPVARPGKVVCIGLNYRDHAAETGADIPTEPIVFLKDPMTVIGPDDEVLVPRNSKKTDWEIELAVVIGTMARYCESEDEAATHIAGYAIANDVSEREFQLERGGQWDKGKSCETFNPLGPWLVTPDEVSPDAIALRLSVNGEVRQDGTTADMVFRPAEIVRYLSQFMVLYPGDVISTGTPAGVALAGHAPYLQPGDVVELTADGLGAQRQTIGAA; encoded by the coding sequence ATGAAGTTCGCACGACTCGGCCCCCTGGGACGCGAGATCCCCGTGGCCATCGACTCCGACGGCGAGGCCCTCGACCTCCGGCCGATCACCACCGACATCAGCGGTGCCTTCCTGTCGTCCGACCCGGTCGGCCGCGTGCAGCACGCCCGCAGCGCCGGTGACCTGCAGCCGGTGCCCGACGCCGACGGCCTGCGCCGTGGAGCGCCAGTCGCCCGCCCGGGCAAGGTCGTCTGCATCGGCCTGAACTACCGCGACCACGCTGCCGAGACCGGCGCCGACATCCCCACCGAGCCGATCGTGTTCCTGAAGGACCCGATGACCGTGATCGGCCCGGACGACGAGGTCCTGGTCCCACGGAACAGCAAGAAGACGGACTGGGAGATCGAGCTGGCCGTCGTGATCGGCACGATGGCGCGGTATTGCGAGTCCGAGGACGAGGCGGCGACGCACATCGCGGGCTACGCCATCGCGAACGACGTCTCCGAGCGCGAGTTCCAGCTCGAACGCGGCGGGCAGTGGGACAAGGGGAAGTCCTGCGAGACGTTCAACCCGCTCGGCCCGTGGCTCGTCACGCCGGACGAGGTGTCCCCGGACGCCATCGCCCTGCGGCTCAGCGTGAACGGCGAGGTGCGCCAGGACGGCACGACCGCCGACATGGTGTTCCGCCCGGCGGAGATCGTCCGGTACCTCTCCCAGTTCATGGTCCTGTACCCGGGCGACGTCATCAGCACCGGAACGCCCGCCGGCGTCGCGCTGGCCGGGCACGCCCCGTACCTGCAACCGGGCGACGTCGTCGAGCTCACCGCGGACGGCCTCGGCGCCCAGCGGCAGACGATCGGGGCCGCATGA
- a CDS encoding SDR family oxidoreductase, with protein sequence MPGSHERLRAIVTGGASGIGAAITSALQQRGATVAVLDLQTSGVTDGTIAVPCDVGDDESVRAAVATAVEQLGGLDVLVNNAGIGAQGTVEDNPDDEWRHVYEVNVLGVVRLSRAALPHLRASGNASIVNTCSIAATAGLPQRALYSATKGAIAALTRAMAADHIREGIRVNAVNPGTADTPWVARLLSTAADPAAERAALEARQPHGRLVAPEEVAEAVAYLTSPLARSTTGVDLAVDGGMQALRLRPA encoded by the coding sequence ATGCCCGGCTCGCACGAGCGGCTCCGCGCGATCGTGACGGGCGGTGCCTCGGGCATCGGCGCGGCGATCACGTCGGCACTGCAGCAACGCGGCGCGACGGTCGCCGTGCTCGACCTGCAGACATCCGGCGTCACCGACGGCACGATCGCCGTCCCGTGTGACGTCGGAGACGACGAGAGCGTCCGCGCGGCCGTCGCCACCGCGGTCGAGCAGCTCGGCGGACTCGACGTCCTCGTCAACAACGCCGGCATCGGCGCGCAGGGCACGGTCGAGGACAACCCCGACGACGAGTGGCGCCACGTGTACGAGGTCAACGTCCTCGGCGTCGTCAGACTCTCCCGTGCCGCGCTGCCGCACCTCCGCGCATCGGGGAACGCCAGCATCGTGAACACCTGCTCGATCGCCGCGACCGCCGGACTCCCCCAGCGCGCGCTGTACTCCGCGACGAAGGGCGCCATCGCCGCACTCACCCGCGCGATGGCCGCCGACCACATCCGCGAGGGCATCAGGGTCAACGCCGTGAACCCGGGCACCGCGGACACGCCGTGGGTCGCACGGCTGCTGTCGACCGCCGCCGACCCGGCAGCCGAACGCGCCGCACTCGAGGCACGCCAACCCCACGGGCGCCTGGTCGCACCGGAGGAGGTCGCCGAGGCCGTCGCCTACCTGACGAGTCCGCTCGCCCGGTCCACGACGGGCGTCGACCTGGCGGTCGACGGCGGGATGCAGGCACTCCGGCTCCGGCCCGCCTGA
- a CDS encoding FadR/GntR family transcriptional regulator — protein sequence MASLTDDAIARIQQMIVTGELKPGQRLPPEKELSESLGLSRNSLREAVKALELIRVLDVRRGDGTYVTSLEPSVLLEAVSFVVDMHHDRSLVDLLEVRRILEPASAVLATARASEQQIDELATLMGSVGGDTGVEDLVAHDLLFHSTIAGIGGNQYLSGLLDALSSKTERVRVWRGLTQNGSVQRTLDEHAAIVDAIRRRDPQLVQALVVSHVEGVERWLRRSLD from the coding sequence ATGGCTTCGCTGACCGACGACGCGATCGCGCGCATCCAGCAGATGATCGTGACCGGCGAGCTCAAACCCGGCCAGCGCCTCCCGCCCGAGAAGGAACTCAGCGAGTCCCTCGGGCTCTCCCGGAACAGTCTCCGCGAGGCGGTGAAGGCCCTCGAACTCATCCGCGTGCTCGACGTCCGACGCGGCGACGGCACCTACGTGACCTCGCTGGAGCCCTCCGTCCTGCTCGAGGCGGTGTCCTTCGTCGTCGACATGCACCACGACCGCTCGCTCGTCGACCTGCTGGAGGTCCGTCGCATCCTGGAGCCCGCGTCCGCCGTGCTCGCCACCGCCCGCGCCTCCGAGCAGCAGATCGACGAGCTCGCCACGCTGATGGGGTCGGTCGGCGGGGACACCGGCGTCGAGGACCTCGTCGCGCACGACCTGCTCTTCCACTCCACGATCGCGGGCATCGGCGGGAACCAGTACCTGTCCGGGCTCCTCGACGCCCTGTCGAGCAAGACCGAGCGCGTGCGGGTCTGGCGCGGTCTCACCCAGAACGGCTCCGTCCAGCGCACCCTCGACGAGCACGCCGCGATCGTCGACGCCATCCGCCGCCGCGACCCCCAGCTCGTGCAGGCGCTCGTCGTGTCGCACGTCGAGGGTGTCGAGCGCTGGCTCCGCCGTTCCCTCGACTGA
- a CDS encoding GlsB/YeaQ/YmgE family stress response membrane protein yields the protein MLGLIISLIIIGLIAGAIARLVMPGKQHISIPMTILLGIIGSFVGGFLGFLIFQHDPMDGFFQPAGIIGSIIGAIIVLFIYLRVTGRKSARS from the coding sequence GTGCTCGGTCTCATCATCAGCTTGATCATCATCGGACTCATCGCCGGCGCCATCGCGCGACTGGTCATGCCCGGCAAGCAGCACATCTCGATCCCGATGACCATCCTGCTCGGCATCATCGGCTCGTTCGTCGGGGGCTTCCTCGGCTTCCTGATCTTCCAGCACGACCCGATGGACGGCTTCTTCCAGCCGGCCGGCATCATCGGCTCGATCATCGGCGCGATCATCGTGCTGTTCATCTACCTGCGCGTCACCGGCCGCAAGTCGGCACGCAGCTAG
- a CDS encoding aldo/keto reductase yields the protein MSTKVGRLLVPGPGDGVDADGFAVPDDPVRQWDPSASGVRRSLDESLVRLGLDHIDVAYLHDPDVYSLSDGLTQALPALASLREEGVVQAVGVGSNSVSALSAAVDTGICDVIMLAGRYTLLEQPAAALVSRCASLGVDVVAVGVYNSGLLSNPLPAPGTTYDYAPAPSSLVDRARALAAVCSRHGVTLPEAALAFPRRDPAVRTVAVGAQSAAQVRENAARAAVPVPDALWADLAAAALLPA from the coding sequence GTGTCGACGAAGGTCGGGAGGCTCCTGGTACCGGGTCCGGGCGACGGGGTCGACGCGGACGGGTTCGCGGTGCCGGACGACCCCGTGCGGCAGTGGGACCCCTCGGCATCGGGGGTCCGTCGGTCGCTCGACGAGTCCCTCGTGCGGCTCGGGCTCGACCACATCGACGTCGCGTACCTGCACGACCCCGACGTGTACTCGCTGTCCGATGGGCTGACCCAGGCGCTGCCGGCGCTCGCGAGCCTGCGGGAGGAGGGCGTCGTGCAGGCCGTCGGCGTCGGCTCGAACTCGGTGTCGGCGCTGTCGGCCGCCGTGGACACGGGCATCTGCGACGTCATCATGCTCGCCGGGCGGTACACGCTGCTCGAACAGCCGGCGGCGGCGCTGGTCTCCCGGTGCGCCTCGCTCGGGGTCGACGTGGTCGCGGTCGGCGTCTACAACTCCGGGCTCCTGAGCAACCCGCTCCCCGCACCGGGTACCACGTACGACTACGCCCCGGCCCCGTCGTCGCTGGTCGATCGGGCCCGGGCGCTCGCCGCGGTCTGCTCGCGGCACGGGGTGACGCTGCCGGAGGCCGCGCTCGCGTTCCCGCGCCGGGATCCCGCGGTCCGCACGGTCGCCGTCGGTGCCCAGTCGGCAGCGCAGGTGCGTGAGAACGCCGCTCGCGCCGCGGTGCCCGTCCCCGACGCGCTCTGGGCAGACCTGGCGGCGGCGGCCCTCCTGCCCGCTTGA
- a CDS encoding L-rhamnose mutarotase codes for MQRILSRTRLRSGAEAEYDRVHAAVPTALADRLRAAGVSNWSIWRDGQDLVHLIEVADYRAMRRSLADDPVNAEWQAVINPLLEADDDYSGNDDGVPLVWTLASQP; via the coding sequence ATGCAGCGGATCCTCTCTCGGACGCGACTGCGGAGCGGGGCGGAGGCGGAGTACGACCGCGTGCACGCCGCCGTCCCGACGGCGCTGGCCGACCGGCTCCGTGCCGCCGGGGTGTCGAACTGGAGCATCTGGCGCGACGGCCAGGACCTCGTCCACCTGATCGAGGTCGCCGACTACCGGGCGATGCGTCGCTCGTTGGCGGACGACCCCGTGAACGCCGAGTGGCAGGCCGTGATCAACCCCCTGCTCGAGGCCGACGACGACTACTCCGGGAACGACGACGGGGTCCCGCTCGTGTGGACCCTGGCGAGTCAGCCGTGA
- a CDS encoding alpha-L-fucosidase, producing MTITAPAEPQVDPAANGLPAWFTHDRFGMFIHWGLYALPARHEWVKNRERITDEDYQKYFDHFDPDLFDAADWARRAREAGMKYVVLTTKHHEGFALWDSALTDYKATNTPFGRDIVREFVDAVRAEGLRVGFYHSLIDWHHPDFTIDGVHPRRDDGESAIAALNEGRDMARYREYLHGQVTELLSDYGRIDYLFYDFSYRDNDHEDIWGGKGRDDWGSSELLELTRRLQPGIIVNDRLDLPGDIVTPEQYQPDKPMEVDGVQVPWEACQTLNGSWGYDRDNLNVKSTDLLVRMLVDGVSNNGNMLLNVGPTGRGEFDGVARTALAEIGSWMDRHARSVYGAGPSSFRAPAGTVYTQNGNRLYLHLFTWPFEHVHLPDLAGRVEYAQLLNDASEIHYREIPPGTRAQNTGLGGQPAGTLTLTLPIVRPDVAVPVVELFLRD from the coding sequence ATGACCATCACCGCACCTGCAGAGCCGCAGGTCGACCCCGCCGCCAACGGCCTGCCCGCCTGGTTCACCCACGACCGCTTCGGCATGTTCATCCACTGGGGGCTCTACGCCCTGCCCGCACGGCACGAGTGGGTGAAGAACCGCGAGCGGATCACCGACGAGGACTACCAGAAGTACTTCGACCACTTCGACCCCGACCTGTTCGACGCCGCCGACTGGGCTCGGCGTGCGCGGGAGGCCGGCATGAAGTACGTCGTGCTCACCACGAAGCACCACGAGGGGTTCGCGCTCTGGGACTCGGCGTTGACGGACTACAAGGCGACGAACACGCCGTTCGGCCGGGACATCGTCCGCGAGTTCGTCGACGCCGTCCGCGCCGAGGGGCTCCGGGTCGGGTTCTACCACTCGCTCATCGACTGGCACCACCCGGACTTCACCATCGACGGGGTGCACCCGCGACGGGACGACGGCGAGTCCGCCATCGCGGCGCTCAACGAGGGCCGGGACATGGCGCGGTACCGGGAGTACCTGCACGGCCAGGTGACGGAGCTGTTGTCGGACTACGGACGGATCGACTACCTGTTCTACGACTTCTCGTACCGGGACAACGACCACGAGGACATCTGGGGTGGCAAGGGCCGCGACGACTGGGGATCCTCGGAGTTGTTGGAGCTGACCCGTCGGCTCCAGCCCGGCATCATCGTCAACGACCGGCTCGATCTGCCCGGCGACATCGTCACCCCAGAGCAGTACCAGCCGGACAAGCCGATGGAGGTCGACGGGGTCCAGGTGCCGTGGGAGGCGTGCCAGACGCTCAACGGCTCATGGGGCTACGACCGCGACAACCTCAACGTGAAGAGCACCGACCTGCTCGTCCGGATGCTCGTCGACGGGGTGTCGAACAACGGGAACATGCTCCTCAACGTCGGACCCACCGGTCGCGGCGAGTTCGACGGGGTCGCCCGGACGGCGCTCGCCGAGATCGGGTCGTGGATGGACCGGCACGCGCGGTCGGTGTACGGCGCCGGACCCTCGTCCTTCCGGGCACCCGCTGGCACGGTCTACACGCAGAACGGCAACCGGCTGTACCTGCACCTGTTCACGTGGCCGTTCGAGCACGTGCACCTGCCCGACCTCGCCGGCCGCGTCGAGTACGCGCAGCTGTTGAACGACGCGTCCGAGATCCACTACCGCGAGATCCCGCCGGGGACCCGGGCGCAGAACACCGGGCTCGGTGGGCAGCCGGCAGGGACGCTGACCCTGACGCTGCCGATCGTCCGACCGGACGTCGCCGTGCCCGTCGTCGAGCTGTTCCTGCGCGACTGA